Proteins from a genomic interval of Papaver somniferum cultivar HN1 chromosome 4, ASM357369v1, whole genome shotgun sequence:
- the LOC113275550 gene encoding outer envelope protein 64, chloroplastic-like, with the protein MVGTTSKKQQGKKIMASSSSAITNICVLLGLGIAGILLMTRKLKKVIKEDFGAFVVRLQLLPPPPPAPPKAPHPLSGLTFAVSDIFDIDGYVTGFGNPEWEKTHEPASRTAPVVSSAVEGGATCVGKTVVDELAYSINGDNKHYGEPTNPVAPTRISGGSASGSAVAVAANLVDFSLGIDAIGGVRVPAAFCGILGFRPSYGALSNMGAIPVSPSLDTVGWFARDPSMLRRVGHVLLQLSYADTRSPRNIVIADDCFELLKIPVNRTAQVVIKSSEKLFGKQVLKHANLDDYLGSEVPSLKQFNERSKNGEVKTSSLGSLANAMLLLQRHEFKYNHGEWINSTKSVLDSSITRQLQELGEATDAKVDNCQLVWNETRSALHSLLKDDGILVIPTVADLPPKAGAKEAVLEDYQRRASSLLSIATMSGCCQVSIPLGLHEKCSVSVSFVARHGADRFLLDTVQTMYATLQEHADIAVKSGSSSSVLSQEESAEIAKEKGNNSFKDKQWQKAIGFYTEAIKLNGKNAAYYSNRAAAYLELGSYLQAEADCTKAISLDKKHVKSYLRRGTAREMLGFYKEAVEDFGYALVLEPTNKRASLSADRLRKLFL; encoded by the exons ATGGTTGGCACAACCTCAAAAAAACAGCAGGGTAAAAAAATCATGGcatcttcttcatctgcaatAACAAATATCTGTGTATTGTTAGGGTTAGGTATAGCTGGAATTCTATTAATGACTCGAAAGCTTAAAAAagttatcaaagaagattttggGGCTTTTGTTGTTAGGTTACAGCTTCTACCTCCTCCTCCACCTGCACCTCCTAAAGCTCCTCATCCTTTGTCTGGTCTTACTTTTGCTGTCTCAGACAT ATTTGATATAGATGGATATGTTACTGGATTCGGGAATCCAGAATGGGAAAAGACACATGAACCTGCTTCTCGAACTGCACCTGTGGTTTCGTCTGCTGTTGAAGGTGGCGCCACTTGTGTTGGAAAAACCGTTGTGGATGAATTGGCGTATAG CATCAATGGAGATAACAAACATTATGGAGAGCCGACCAATCCAGTAGCTCCCACACGCATATCAGGAGGATCTGCAAGTGGATCTGCTGTAGCAGTTGCTGCTAATCTGGTTGATTTTTCTCTGG GTATTGATGCAATTGGTGGTGTGAGAGTACCTGCTGCGTTCTGTGGTATACTTGGATTCCGTCCTTCATATGGGGCTCTTTCTAACATGGGGGCTATTCCTGTTTCACCTAGTCTAGATACCGTGG GATGGTTTGCCAGGGATCCTAGCATGCTTCGTCGAGTGGGTCACGTGCTGCTGCAACTATCCTACGCGGATACACGTTCACCCAGAAATATTGTAATTGCtgatgattgttttgagctgctaaAGATCCCCGTGAACCGAACTGCGCAAGTGGTGATTAAATCCAGTGAGAAGCTGTTTGGAA AACAAGTATTGAAGCATGCAAACCTTGATGACTACTTGGGTTCCGAAGTACCGAGTCTGAAACAATTCAATGAGCGGAGCAAAAATGGCGAAGTGAAAACCTCTTCACTGGGATCACTTGCAAATGCTATGCTCCTTCTTCAGAG GCACGAGTTCAAATATAATCACGGGGAATGGATCAACTCGACGAAGTCTGTCTTAGATTCTTCAATAACAAGACAACTACAAGAACTGGGAGAGGCCACAGATGCAAAGGTTGATAATTGCCAATTAGTTTGGAATGAAACACGTTCAGCTCTTCACAGTCTTCTGAAG GATGATGGGATACTTGTAATTCCTACTGTAGCTGACCTTCCTCCAAAAGCTGGTGCAAAGGAGGCTGTATTAGAGGACTATCAAAGGCGTGCTTCTAGTTTGCTGAGTATAGCTACCATGTCCGGTTGTTGTCAG GTTTCCATACCACTGGGACTTCATGAAAAGTGTTCTGTCTCAGTGTCCTTCGTAGCACGCCATGGTGCCGATCGCTTCTTGCTAGACACTGTGCAAACTATGTATGCAACCCTTCAGGAGCACGCTGATATTGCTGTTAAGTCAGGCTCGTCAAGTAGTGTTCTCAGCCAGGAAGAATCTGCTGAGATTGCCAAAGAAAAG GGTAACAATTCATTCAAAGATAAGCAATGGCAGAAAGCTATTGGCTTCTACACTGAAGCGATCAAACTAAATGGAAAGAATGCAGCATACTACAGTAATAGGGCTGCAGCATATCTGGAACTGGGGAG CTACCTCCAGGCAGAGGCTGATTGTACTAAAGCCATCAGTCTTGATAAAAAG CATGTGAAGTCCTATCTGCGGCGAGGAACAGCAAGGGAGATGCTTGGGTTTTACAAAGAGGCTGTTGAAG ATTTTGGATATGCACTTGTTTTGGAGCCAACGAATAAAAGAGCTTCCCTTTCAGCTGATAGATTAAGAAAGTTGTTTCTATAA